In a genomic window of Labilithrix sp.:
- a CDS encoding AI-2E family transporter, translating to MSTAAKEPGTSFRRKMYFLAFVLVLGLAYVLRGVLVPLFLAFLLAYALDPFVDRLEVLRVPRPLGAILVMLGIAGLFTVVLIYAIPLFVDEVADASTTLPEKIRRLQARIEPWFAQQLHVKLPHSVNDLSKAAAERLQGGAAWDTGRTALFGTLGYVGVALSALIVPVFALYLLIDFDRIVNKVEQLIPRRWSPGISSVARDIHKTLSGYVRGQLTANVVLAALYATGLRVVDIRLAVPIGVMTGMLAFVPYVGFTAGLLFALGMAILDWQSAGTVVGVIAVMGGVQIIDAMVITPRIVGRSVGLAPLEVILTMMAAGSLFGFLGVLLAVPLGAVAKILIQRAVRAYLASSFYNKPAESPIETVGSVRPKPPSEPIAAVILPPAPAIVVPQPQPKR from the coding sequence ATGAGCACGGCGGCGAAGGAGCCGGGGACGAGCTTCCGCCGGAAGATGTACTTCCTCGCGTTCGTGCTCGTGCTCGGGCTCGCGTACGTGCTGCGCGGGGTCCTGGTCCCGCTCTTCCTCGCCTTCCTCCTCGCCTACGCGCTCGATCCGTTCGTCGATCGGCTCGAGGTGCTCCGCGTCCCGCGCCCGCTCGGCGCGATCCTCGTGATGCTCGGCATCGCCGGGCTCTTCACCGTCGTCCTCATCTACGCGATCCCGCTCTTCGTCGACGAGGTCGCGGACGCGAGCACGACGCTGCCGGAGAAGATCCGGCGCCTGCAGGCGCGCATCGAGCCATGGTTCGCGCAGCAGCTGCACGTGAAGCTGCCTCACTCGGTGAACGACCTCTCGAAGGCGGCGGCGGAGCGCCTGCAAGGCGGCGCGGCGTGGGACACGGGGCGCACCGCGCTCTTCGGCACGCTCGGCTACGTCGGCGTCGCGCTCTCCGCGCTCATCGTGCCGGTGTTCGCGCTCTATCTCCTCATCGACTTCGACCGCATCGTGAACAAGGTCGAGCAGCTCATCCCGCGCCGCTGGTCGCCCGGCATCTCGAGCGTCGCGCGCGACATCCACAAGACGCTCTCCGGCTACGTGCGCGGCCAGCTCACCGCGAACGTGGTCCTCGCCGCGCTGTACGCGACGGGGCTCCGCGTGGTCGACATCCGCCTCGCGGTCCCGATCGGCGTGATGACCGGCATGCTCGCCTTCGTCCCCTACGTCGGGTTCACCGCGGGCCTCCTCTTCGCGCTCGGGATGGCGATCCTCGACTGGCAGAGCGCGGGCACCGTCGTCGGCGTCATCGCGGTCATGGGCGGCGTCCAGATCATCGACGCGATGGTGATCACGCCGCGCATCGTCGGACGCTCGGTCGGCCTCGCGCCGCTCGAGGTGATCCTCACGATGATGGCGGCCGGCTCCCTCTTCGGCTTCCTCGGCGTCCTCCTCGCAGTGCCGCTCGGCGCGGTCGCGAAGATCCTGATCCAGCGCGCGGTGCGGGCCTACCTCGCGTCGTCGTTCTACAACAAGCCGGCGGAGAGCCCGATCGAGACGGTCGGCTCCGTACGCCCGAAGCCGCCGTCGGAGCCGATCGCGGCCGTCATCCTCCCCCCCGCCCCGGCGATCGTCGTCCCGCAGCCTCAGCCGAAGCGGTAG
- a CDS encoding asparaginase: MPRLLVLLTGGTLMMTAELRTAGGPSGADLVREIPSLPRVADVETKVLFSMDSANVQPGDWITLAREVHGALPRYDGIVVVHGTDTMAYTASALALLLGPVPKPVVLTGSQKPLVDARTDARQNLVAASLVATLRVPEVAIVFGDQALRGVRATKKDAWGFDAFASPHVAPLVDLGLDVEVASHVLPPGELAAFDDRLEPRVLAVRVFPGLDPTLVRAAVRSGVRGLVLEGYGTGNVPLALLPALEDAQAKGVPVVVVSQCLRGFVDLSRYEGGAMAAATGAISAKDMTVEAAVAKLMIGIARHGTGDALRRWFATSIVGERDADA, translated from the coding sequence ATGCCACGCCTCCTCGTCCTCCTCACCGGAGGCACGCTCATGATGACCGCGGAGCTCCGCACCGCGGGCGGGCCCTCCGGCGCGGACCTCGTGCGTGAGATACCGAGCTTGCCGCGCGTCGCGGACGTCGAGACGAAGGTGCTCTTCTCGATGGACTCGGCCAACGTGCAGCCCGGCGATTGGATCACGCTCGCGCGTGAGGTCCATGGCGCGCTGCCGAGGTACGACGGGATCGTCGTCGTGCACGGCACCGACACGATGGCGTACACCGCGAGCGCGCTCGCGCTCTTGCTCGGGCCGGTGCCCAAGCCCGTCGTGCTGACCGGATCGCAGAAGCCGCTCGTCGACGCGCGCACCGACGCGCGGCAGAACCTCGTCGCCGCGAGCCTCGTCGCGACGCTGCGCGTGCCCGAGGTCGCGATCGTGTTCGGCGACCAGGCGCTCCGCGGCGTGCGGGCGACGAAGAAGGACGCGTGGGGCTTCGATGCGTTCGCGTCGCCGCACGTCGCGCCGCTCGTCGATCTCGGGCTCGACGTCGAGGTCGCGTCGCACGTGCTTCCGCCGGGAGAGCTCGCGGCGTTCGACGACCGCCTCGAGCCGCGCGTCCTCGCCGTGCGCGTGTTCCCCGGCCTCGACCCGACGCTCGTGCGCGCGGCGGTGCGCTCCGGCGTGCGCGGCCTCGTCCTCGAGGGCTACGGCACCGGCAACGTGCCGCTCGCGCTCCTCCCCGCGCTCGAGGACGCGCAGGCGAAGGGCGTCCCCGTCGTCGTCGTCTCGCAGTGCCTGCGCGGCTTCGTCGACCTGAGCCGCTACGAGGGCGGCGCGATGGCGGCGGCGACGGGCGCGATCTCGGCGAAGGACATGACGGTCGAGGCCGCGGTCGCGAAGCTCATGATCGGCATCGCGCGCCACGGCACCGGCGACGCCCTCCGCCGCTGGTTCGCGACCAGCATCGTCGGCGAGCGCGACGCGGACGCGTGA
- a CDS encoding polysaccharide export protein, whose amino-acid sequence MFARLLLQLLTLLLVGAVGLLVPACVKSYPPPPKLPEPVVNQQVGPGDLLEVVVVGEEKLPKDYEIGADGTLLFPYIEPIKAAGLEPRQITTAIHDGLIKAKYLVEPQVQVKVKAYNSKKIQVIGQVAKQGPQPYADGMTLVQAISAAGWFTPLADTNHVQVIRQVPNGAVNAVVSVDAITDNARADVKLQQGDTIKVDQRLF is encoded by the coding sequence GTGTTCGCGCGTCTGCTCCTCCAGCTGCTGACGTTGCTCCTCGTTGGGGCGGTCGGGCTCCTCGTGCCGGCGTGCGTGAAGAGTTACCCGCCGCCGCCGAAGTTGCCGGAGCCCGTCGTCAATCAACAGGTCGGTCCCGGAGACTTGCTCGAGGTGGTCGTCGTCGGTGAGGAGAAGCTCCCGAAGGACTACGAGATCGGCGCGGACGGGACGCTGCTCTTCCCGTACATCGAGCCGATCAAGGCGGCGGGGCTCGAGCCGCGGCAGATCACCACCGCGATTCACGACGGCCTCATCAAGGCGAAGTACCTCGTCGAGCCGCAGGTGCAGGTCAAGGTGAAGGCCTACAACTCGAAGAAGATCCAGGTCATCGGGCAGGTCGCGAAGCAGGGGCCGCAGCCGTACGCGGACGGGATGACGCTCGTGCAGGCGATCTCGGCGGCGGGGTGGTTCACGCCGCTCGCGGATACCAACCACGTCCAGGTCATTCGGCAGGTGCCCAACGGTGCGGTCAACGCGGTCGTCAGCGTCGATGCGATCACCGACAATGCGCGGGCGGATGTGAAGCTCCAGCAGGGCGACACGATCAAGGTCGATCAGCGCCTCTTCTGA
- a CDS encoding AgmX/PglI C-terminal domain-containing protein, whose translation MGPGPGQQAGPGGAARPGQMTAVMRAMSVQTGPKVLRIGLVQAGRVVEERIIKQRTTVNVGSNERATFVIQSQIVPPMFKLFELIGMDYYLNFLDGMTGRVALASGISDLNALKAQAKKVNNVYQVKLSEEARGKVVIGDTTFLFQFVAPPPVQPRPQLPLAVKGGIAAQIDWSLTIIAAFSFLLHFGLVGAMYSDWMDPVVGDDFNVAGLVDMMKNIPPPPATETPTDPSTNATSTATAQAASRPAGGGAGGSRGSAGASRSAGSVGDKQAAALAAQADAMQMQMLAALGGGSSVQGALNRSDIPPVDLSGAAASGAGVAHGTGDLKVGGGGGAVQGGGKGGGLGALGGGTKGTGSDTAGGERKVEGPKAADPQFGGTSATVPVSGADRVIAGLRPRFKQCYQVGLNSDPNMSGKVVISAKVGPNGEVSSADIASNSGLSPSVANCIAGHVKRAQFDPPGGGGSTLQIPVTFVQQGK comes from the coding sequence ATGGGACCCGGACCCGGACAGCAAGCAGGACCTGGAGGAGCAGCGCGCCCCGGTCAGATGACCGCCGTGATGCGGGCGATGTCCGTGCAGACGGGCCCGAAGGTCCTGCGCATCGGCCTCGTCCAGGCTGGCCGCGTCGTCGAAGAGCGCATCATCAAGCAGCGCACGACGGTGAACGTGGGCTCGAACGAGCGCGCGACGTTCGTCATCCAGTCTCAGATCGTGCCGCCGATGTTCAAGCTCTTCGAGCTCATCGGGATGGACTACTACCTGAACTTCCTCGACGGCATGACGGGCCGCGTCGCGCTCGCGTCGGGCATCAGCGACCTCAACGCGCTGAAGGCGCAGGCGAAGAAGGTCAACAACGTCTACCAGGTGAAGCTCAGCGAGGAGGCGCGCGGCAAGGTCGTCATCGGCGACACGACGTTCCTCTTCCAGTTCGTCGCGCCGCCGCCGGTGCAGCCGCGCCCGCAGCTGCCGCTCGCGGTGAAGGGCGGCATCGCCGCGCAGATCGACTGGTCGCTCACGATCATCGCGGCGTTCAGCTTCCTCCTCCACTTCGGCCTCGTCGGCGCGATGTACTCGGACTGGATGGACCCCGTCGTCGGCGACGACTTCAACGTCGCGGGTCTCGTCGACATGATGAAGAACATCCCGCCGCCCCCGGCGACGGAGACGCCGACGGATCCGAGCACGAACGCGACGTCGACGGCGACGGCGCAGGCCGCGTCGAGGCCCGCCGGCGGCGGCGCAGGCGGCTCGAGGGGCTCCGCCGGCGCGAGCCGCTCCGCGGGCAGCGTCGGCGACAAGCAGGCCGCCGCGCTCGCGGCGCAGGCCGACGCGATGCAGATGCAGATGCTCGCCGCGCTCGGCGGCGGCTCCTCCGTGCAAGGTGCCCTCAACCGAAGCGACATCCCGCCGGTCGACCTCTCGGGCGCCGCGGCGTCGGGCGCGGGCGTCGCGCACGGCACCGGCGACCTCAAGGTCGGCGGCGGCGGCGGCGCGGTCCAGGGAGGCGGCAAGGGCGGCGGCCTCGGCGCCCTCGGCGGCGGCACGAAGGGCACGGGCAGCGACACGGCCGGCGGCGAGCGCAAGGTCGAGGGCCCGAAGGCGGCGGACCCGCAGTTCGGCGGCACGAGCGCGACGGTCCCGGTCTCCGGTGCCGACCGCGTCATCGCCGGCCTCCGTCCGCGTTTCAAGCAGTGCTACCAGGTCGGCCTGAACAGCGACCCGAACATGTCCGGCAAGGTCGTCATCAGCGCAAAGGTCGGCCCGAACGGCGAGGTCTCGAGCGCCGACATCGCCTCGAACAGCGGCCTCTCCCCCTCCGTCGCCAACTGCATCGCCGGCCACGTGAAGCGCGCCCAATTCGACCCCCCCGGCGGCGGCGGCTCGACGCTACAGATCCCAGTGACGTTCGTTCAGCAGGGGAAGTAG
- a CDS encoding tetratricopeptide repeat protein: MRSTLISLSLLALFVAACGGGDEKKGKTPDSALRGGAAAPPGSSSGSSGSTTDLGAVEGAGTSGLTGAALSRYTEGWNAWLQGDLATAKKKFQEAQSLDGKSPAPPYSLGVVLERQGDVAGAQQSYRSAYTANPDHELSICAYALLLAGTGHRGEADTFMQGQRNKRQNSARLTACHGELKSIQGDHASAQQLAQDALRIDPDFKDAMVTIARDHYRARRMSLADYALKAVLVGFGDASPPRDKDNAEAHLLRGLMLRESGSRAVALQDFEAAVKRRPDLVEALVNLGSMRLEAGNAAEAAPVLESATRFAPNNALAHLNLGDAYRLLGRYADAKKEFELALAKDSSLAAAHYDLGLMFLTAPTIPGYTADTQVSTALKELQSYRTMRGPKPPPGVQDDIDDLIQRAQAKQNELKQTPAPAAAPAKPAPGAPPAKK; this comes from the coding sequence ATGCGTAGTACACTCATCTCCCTCTCGCTCCTGGCGCTGTTCGTCGCGGCGTGCGGCGGCGGCGACGAGAAGAAGGGCAAGACCCCCGACTCGGCGCTCCGCGGCGGCGCGGCGGCCCCGCCGGGGTCGAGCTCCGGCTCGTCCGGCTCGACGACCGACCTCGGCGCGGTCGAAGGGGCGGGGACGTCGGGGCTCACCGGCGCCGCGCTCAGCCGCTACACCGAGGGCTGGAACGCGTGGCTCCAGGGCGATCTGGCGACGGCGAAGAAGAAGTTCCAGGAGGCGCAGTCGCTCGACGGCAAGTCGCCGGCGCCGCCGTATTCGCTCGGCGTCGTGCTCGAGCGCCAGGGCGACGTCGCGGGCGCGCAGCAGTCGTACCGCAGCGCGTACACGGCGAACCCGGACCACGAGCTCTCGATCTGCGCGTACGCCCTCTTGCTCGCGGGCACCGGCCACCGCGGCGAGGCCGACACGTTCATGCAGGGCCAGCGCAACAAGCGCCAGAACTCGGCGCGCCTCACGGCGTGCCACGGCGAGCTCAAGAGCATCCAGGGCGATCACGCGAGCGCGCAGCAGCTCGCGCAGGACGCGCTCCGCATCGATCCCGACTTCAAGGACGCGATGGTGACGATCGCGCGCGATCACTACCGCGCGCGCCGCATGTCGCTCGCGGACTACGCGCTCAAGGCGGTGCTGGTCGGCTTCGGCGACGCGAGCCCGCCGCGCGACAAGGACAACGCGGAGGCGCACCTGCTCCGCGGCCTCATGCTCCGCGAGAGCGGCTCGCGCGCGGTCGCGCTCCAGGACTTCGAGGCGGCGGTGAAGCGCCGCCCCGACCTCGTCGAGGCGCTCGTGAACCTCGGCTCGATGCGCCTCGAGGCCGGCAACGCGGCCGAGGCCGCGCCGGTGCTCGAGAGCGCGACGCGCTTCGCCCCGAACAACGCGCTCGCGCACCTGAACCTCGGCGACGCGTACCGCCTCCTCGGCCGCTACGCCGACGCGAAGAAGGAGTTCGAGCTCGCGCTCGCGAAGGACTCCTCCCTCGCCGCGGCGCACTACGACCTCGGCCTCATGTTCCTCACCGCGCCGACGATCCCGGGCTACACGGCGGACACGCAGGTGTCGACCGCGCTGAAGGAGCTCCAGAGCTACCGCACGATGCGCGGCCCGAAGCCGCCGCCGGGCGTGCAGGACGACATCGACGACCTGATCCAGCGCGCGCAGGCGAAGCAGAACGAGCTCAAACAAACCCCGGCCCCCGCCGCCGCGCCGGCGAAGCCCGCGCCTGGCGCGCCGCCGGCGAAGAAGTAG
- a CDS encoding tetratricopeptide repeat protein: MPTKRHLGALLIALFTIAFAPTASAQSADAGATAATTDAGASAAPTAGDGGAATPTAAASSDAGAPSSAQNAMTAAAMARKLHPPPPPPTPAQIAALEAMRQEVDAYEKGAREYRDTVTTIIKLHYETKKKEILSGLDQEIAIEKAELKKAREVAIRRLEEFIRTYDGPRAHPEATPDAMYRLAALYEERSRSEDAVAPLEEGLKDAIRLYKRVVREYPKYREIAGIYYFLGHALNDAGRMPESQQVWRSLVCHNHYPYPVAVDPKDKERDTVKPLPQDGDEAHWTAWRRRYNNPKAPTKANPETVYTEVYPEDCKFIPQTSLRPGEDPKYVAEVWWQIGNWEFDQLDFGSGVTKEDPAAVWGYNRAASAYARGMKYKKPPLYGVALYKYAWTLFKQQRYELATKEFVNLLLYTDEQEKITGDRGADFRTEAYTYIAGSLTNIDFTGPQDWEPYIMRPDILDTEPSPEKAEKKLHIAIDRVKDPTLIPQDKPWTIEIYRALAYEFRSLNQFSNAIEVYDTMLQRWPMDPTAPETQNAIAETYDQMNVTKRPGTPEHDATAQKALEARTKLANYIGNTPWVDANKDNPAAIQNAERLVRGGLRQAAAQHTTNARAAVAEAQAASNDPGRQIELLSRAANEYKLAAVGWQGYLKQDENAPDAYESRYWNADARRNYVRIQVTLHNNAPRAFNEPSKKDIDDALAAAIEVRDSNEDDKFLDNAALFVVDVSDIDRDLAYARFKETGGTVGIERREEVKFDGPDPSTRNVVKDVIPPVVQQSLNARDEYIHAVPPSLDPLKRGLEYEYFIAETYFLYGQFDVAKQRFDKMWKDNCGQNEYGYRAWNRLLTMATVTRDADEAVRLSEAEKQRTCAVNEEQKAEASNMTGPIGQEANYQKARKKFEEACEAKVGQTCKNPDAKSKRPIWKEAGELYEIALNDAPTRRDAPEGAMNAAYAYKQIGDYNKAIALYNKFISEYGSNAQLNALQKGDPKKDIKADQNLYRERLKYLADAYDALGTTYYSFFNYPKAAETYEKVAATDRFDEEKRREAARNAMILYANIGDRGRMQNEYQTMLRLHPSAEDKANADYLVASFDYKQWDAKGADTGTNRSTRQSGQQALIAYVQANRGNAGAGRFVVEAAYEVAKMKKVGNEADLKTWLQQTVLAWDNYKAKNGAAEAQKPPYVDYAAEAAFTLLDDEITQKFDVPSKHVYGGAVADVLGDGKAKKGKYQINAEEAQKYDLKLEQEIIRKYESLDWVPAAFARQGAIFDTLRSGLYNTITYTGPNPVPAGKIRLMTLQQEKMLDTMRNSGRDDLMTKADELEDAVKDFWKQKKQQELDGADEIMIRRYATAVAYARRFNVKNAAVTKAVGRLAYYTDIIGDAKMAQYVGNTPDPTTKGASKLTYTTNMYVQTRPGLTALPAAQGAQTSLPPAP, translated from the coding sequence ATGCCGACGAAGCGACACCTGGGCGCGCTCCTGATCGCGCTCTTCACGATCGCCTTTGCGCCCACCGCCTCCGCGCAGAGCGCCGACGCCGGCGCGACCGCCGCGACCACCGACGCCGGCGCTTCCGCCGCCCCGACCGCGGGCGACGGCGGCGCCGCGACCCCGACCGCCGCCGCCTCCTCCGACGCCGGCGCGCCGAGCAGCGCCCAGAACGCGATGACCGCCGCCGCGATGGCGCGGAAGCTCCACCCGCCGCCTCCTCCGCCGACGCCGGCGCAGATCGCGGCGCTCGAGGCGATGCGGCAGGAGGTCGACGCGTACGAGAAGGGCGCGCGCGAGTACCGCGACACCGTCACGACCATCATCAAGCTCCACTACGAGACGAAGAAGAAGGAGATCCTCTCCGGGCTCGACCAGGAGATCGCGATCGAGAAGGCGGAGCTCAAGAAGGCGCGCGAGGTCGCGATCCGTCGCCTCGAGGAGTTCATCCGGACGTACGACGGCCCGCGCGCGCACCCCGAGGCGACGCCGGACGCGATGTACCGCCTCGCCGCGCTCTACGAAGAGCGCTCGCGCTCGGAGGACGCGGTCGCGCCGCTCGAGGAGGGCCTGAAGGACGCGATCCGTCTCTATAAACGCGTTGTTCGCGAATATCCCAAATATCGCGAAATCGCCGGAATCTACTACTTCCTCGGTCACGCGCTGAACGACGCCGGCCGCATGCCCGAGTCGCAGCAGGTCTGGCGCTCGCTCGTTTGCCACAACCACTACCCGTACCCGGTCGCCGTCGATCCGAAGGACAAGGAGCGGGACACGGTGAAGCCGCTGCCGCAGGACGGCGACGAGGCGCACTGGACGGCGTGGCGGCGCCGCTACAACAACCCGAAGGCGCCGACGAAGGCGAACCCGGAGACGGTCTACACCGAGGTCTACCCCGAGGACTGCAAGTTCATCCCCCAGACCTCGCTCCGCCCGGGCGAGGACCCGAAGTACGTCGCCGAGGTGTGGTGGCAGATCGGCAACTGGGAGTTCGATCAGCTCGACTTCGGGAGCGGCGTGACGAAGGAGGACCCCGCCGCGGTGTGGGGCTACAACCGCGCCGCGAGCGCGTACGCGCGCGGCATGAAGTACAAGAAGCCGCCGCTCTACGGCGTCGCGCTCTACAAGTACGCGTGGACGCTGTTCAAGCAGCAGCGCTACGAGCTCGCGACGAAGGAGTTCGTGAACCTCCTCCTCTACACCGACGAGCAGGAGAAGATCACCGGCGACCGCGGCGCCGACTTCCGGACCGAGGCGTACACGTACATCGCGGGCTCGCTCACGAACATCGACTTCACCGGGCCGCAGGACTGGGAGCCGTACATCATGCGGCCCGACATCCTCGACACCGAGCCCTCGCCGGAGAAGGCGGAGAAGAAGCTCCACATCGCGATCGATCGGGTGAAGGACCCCACGCTGATCCCGCAGGACAAGCCGTGGACGATCGAGATCTACCGCGCGCTCGCCTACGAGTTCCGGAGCCTCAACCAGTTCTCGAACGCGATCGAGGTCTACGACACGATGCTCCAGCGGTGGCCGATGGACCCCACCGCGCCGGAGACGCAGAACGCGATCGCCGAGACGTACGACCAGATGAACGTCACGAAGCGCCCGGGCACGCCCGAGCACGACGCGACGGCGCAGAAGGCGCTCGAGGCGCGCACGAAGCTCGCGAACTACATCGGCAACACGCCGTGGGTCGACGCGAACAAGGACAACCCGGCCGCGATCCAGAACGCGGAGCGCCTCGTCCGCGGCGGTCTCCGCCAGGCCGCGGCGCAGCACACGACCAACGCGCGCGCCGCCGTCGCGGAGGCGCAGGCAGCCTCGAACGATCCGGGCCGGCAGATCGAGCTCCTCTCGCGCGCGGCGAACGAGTACAAGCTCGCCGCGGTCGGCTGGCAGGGGTACCTGAAGCAGGACGAGAACGCGCCCGACGCCTACGAGTCGCGCTACTGGAACGCGGACGCGCGGCGCAACTACGTCCGCATCCAGGTCACGCTCCACAACAACGCACCGCGGGCGTTCAACGAGCCGAGCAAGAAGGACATCGACGACGCCCTCGCCGCCGCGATCGAGGTCCGCGACTCGAACGAGGACGACAAGTTCCTCGACAACGCCGCGCTCTTCGTCGTCGACGTGAGCGACATCGATCGCGACCTCGCCTACGCGCGCTTCAAGGAGACCGGCGGCACGGTCGGCATCGAGCGGCGCGAAGAGGTGAAGTTCGACGGGCCCGATCCGTCGACGCGCAACGTGGTCAAGGACGTGATCCCCCCCGTCGTGCAGCAGAGCCTCAACGCGCGCGACGAGTACATCCACGCCGTGCCGCCGAGCCTCGACCCGCTGAAGCGCGGCCTCGAGTACGAGTACTTCATCGCGGAGACGTATTTCCTCTACGGCCAGTTCGACGTCGCGAAGCAGCGCTTCGACAAGATGTGGAAGGACAACTGCGGGCAGAACGAATACGGCTACCGAGCCTGGAACCGCCTTCTCACGATGGCGACGGTCACGCGCGACGCCGACGAGGCGGTGCGCCTCTCCGAGGCCGAGAAGCAGCGCACCTGCGCGGTCAACGAGGAGCAGAAGGCCGAGGCCTCGAACATGACCGGCCCGATCGGGCAGGAGGCGAACTACCAGAAGGCGCGCAAGAAGTTCGAGGAGGCCTGCGAGGCGAAGGTCGGCCAGACGTGCAAGAACCCGGACGCGAAGTCGAAGCGCCCGATCTGGAAGGAGGCCGGCGAGCTCTACGAGATCGCCCTCAACGACGCCCCCACGCGCCGTGACGCGCCGGAGGGCGCGATGAACGCGGCGTACGCCTACAAGCAGATCGGCGACTACAACAAGGCGATCGCGCTCTACAACAAGTTCATCAGCGAGTACGGCTCGAACGCCCAGCTCAACGCGCTCCAGAAAGGCGATCCGAAGAAGGACATCAAGGCGGATCAGAACCTCTACCGCGAGCGGCTGAAGTACCTCGCCGACGCGTACGACGCGCTCGGCACGACGTACTACTCCTTCTTCAACTATCCGAAGGCGGCGGAGACCTACGAGAAGGTCGCCGCGACCGATCGCTTCGACGAGGAGAAGCGCCGCGAGGCCGCGCGGAACGCGATGATCCTCTACGCCAACATCGGCGATCGCGGCCGGATGCAGAACGAGTACCAGACGATGCTCCGCCTCCACCCGAGCGCGGAGGACAAGGCGAACGCGGACTACCTCGTCGCGTCGTTCGACTACAAGCAGTGGGACGCGAAGGGCGCGGACACCGGGACGAACCGCAGCACGCGGCAGTCGGGCCAGCAGGCGCTCATCGCGTACGTCCAGGCGAACCGCGGCAACGCGGGCGCGGGGCGCTTCGTCGTCGAGGCGGCCTACGAGGTCGCGAAGATGAAGAAGGTCGGCAACGAGGCCGACCTCAAGACGTGGCTCCAGCAGACCGTCCTCGCCTGGGACAACTACAAGGCGAAGAACGGCGCGGCGGAGGCGCAGAAGCCGCCCTACGTCGACTACGCCGCGGAGGCCGCGTTCACGCTCCTCGACGACGAGATCACGCAGAAGTTCGACGTGCCGAGCAAGCACGTCTACGGCGGCGCCGTCGCGGACGTCCTCGGCGACGGCAAGGCGAAGAAGGGCAAGTACCAGATCAACGCCGAGGAGGCGCAGAAGTACGATCTCAAGCTCGAGCAGGAGATCATCCGCAAGTACGAGTCGCTCGACTGGGTCCCGGCCGCGTTCGCGCGCCAGGGCGCGATCTTCGACACGCTCCGGAGCGGCCTCTACAACACGATCACGTACACCGGTCCGAACCCGGTCCCGGCCGGGAAGATCCGCCTGATGACGCTGCAGCAGGAGAAGATGCTCGACACGATGCGCAACAGCGGTCGCGACGACCTCATGACGAAGGCGGACGAGCTCGAGGACGCGGTGAAGGACTTCTGGAAGCAGAAGAAGCAGCAGGAGCTCGACGGCGCGGACGAGATCATGATCCGCCGCTACGCGACGGCGGTGGCCTACGCGCGGAGGTTCAACGTCAAGAACGCCGCGGTGACCAAAGCCGTCGGCCGCCTCGCGTATTACACGGACATCATCGGCGACGCGAAGATGGCCCAGTACGTCGGCAACACCCCGGACCCGACGACGAAGGGCGCCTCGAAGCTCACGTACACCACGAACATGTACGTCCAGACGCGCCCGGGCCTCACCGCGCTCCCCGCCGCGCAGGGCGCGCAGACCTCGTTGCCGCCCGCGCCGTAA